The Haemorhous mexicanus isolate bHaeMex1 chromosome 5, bHaeMex1.pri, whole genome shotgun sequence genome contains a region encoding:
- the RAD52 gene encoding DNA repair protein RAD52 homolog yields MPESQGKDSESCSSSSSNTGDSVASFGQYQYTASEYRTIQHALRQRLGPDYISSRQAGGGQKVCYIEGHKVISLANEMFGFNGWAHSVTQQNVDFVDLNNGRFYVGVCAFVKVQLKDGSYHEDVGYGVSEGLKSKALSLEKARKEAVTDGLKRALKCFGNALGNCILDKDYLRAVNKLPRQVPPELDLVKAKMQDYEPEIEQARYSSYVERQNAAGRQHCEVTPGCKPGQTEAAVVTADQKQPNAPRSTDSLAMECDATYQRKLRQKRLQQQFREQMEKKQQVPGVTPSSKQAKSDAPVKNSTPAEVQQELAIEEEFFADDPELWDISLESTDLKVTGAKMSEPSAAAQQAPETPRGHQQMSTRCRTPHRGNQHRAAARLAQLQPPAAAPSTSCAHQHTPGCSPLRRSQSLKKRRLEPT; encoded by the exons ATGCCTGAGAGCCAGGGGAAGGAcagtgagagctgcagcagcagcagctccaacaCTGGGGACTCGGTGGCTTCCTTTGGACAG TATCAGTACACGGCCAGCGAGTACCGAACCATTCAGCACGCGCTGCGGCAGAGGCTGGGCCCCGACTACATCAGCAGCcggcaggcaggaggagggcaaAAG GTCTGTTACATTGAGGGTCACAAGGTCATCAGTCTGGCCAATGAAATGTTTGGCTTCAATGGCTGGGCTCACTCAGTCACTCAGCAGAATGTTG ACTTTGTCGACCTCAACAATGGCAGGTTCTACGTGGGTGTCTGTGCTTTTGTGAAAGTTCAGCTTAAG GATGGATCATACCACGAAGATGTGGGATATGGAGTCAGTGAAGGCCTGAAGTCTAAAGCCTTATCCTTAGAAAAGGCAAGAAAGGAGGCAGTAACAGATGGACTGAAGAGAGCCCTCAA GTGCTTTGGCAATGCTCTTGGGAACTGCATCCTGGACAAGGACTACCTGCGAGCCGTGAACAAGCTTCCCCGGCAG GTACCCCCTGAGTTAGACTTGGTCAAAGCTAAAATGCAGGACTATGAGCCTGAAATAGAGCAAGCAAGATACAGCAGCTATGTGGAAAGGCAGAATGCAGCAGGGAGACAGCACTGTGAGGTGACACCTGGCTGTAAGCCTGGCCAGACAGAGGCTGCTGTTGTGACAGCAGATCAGAAGCAGCCCAATGCTCCCAG AAGCACAGACTCCTTGGCCATGGAGTGTGATGCCACTTACCAGAGGAAACTGCGCCAGAAgcggctgcagcagcagttccgagagcagatggagaaaaagcagcaggtcCCAGGAGTTACTCCCAGCAGCAAACAGG CAAAATCTGATGCTCCTGTGAAGAACAGCACTCCAGCAGaagtgcagcaggagctggccaTAGAAGAGGAGTTCTTTGCAG ATGATCCTGAACTTTGGGACATTTCCTTGGAGAGCACTGACCTGAAGGTAACGGGTGCCAAAATGTcagagccctcagcagctgcccagcaggcaCCTGAGACACCCCGTGGCCATCAGCAGATGAGCACTCGCTGCAGGACGCCCCACAGGGGGaaccagcacagagctgctgccaggctggcacagctgcagccccctgctgcagcccccagcaccagctgtgCCCACCAGCACACCCCAG GATGCAGCCCCCTCAGGAGAAGTCAGAGCTTGAAGAAAAGGAGACTGGAACCTACGTGA